From a single Adhaeribacter swui genomic region:
- the pdxA gene encoding 4-hydroxythreonine-4-phosphate dehydrogenase PdxA produces the protein MDKPKLKIGITLGDYNGIGPEVIVKTLADNRILNFCTPIIYGAGSLINKTRKLLHVENFSFQQVRQVSEIDNNRVNVLNCWEEEYELTLGKPTAQSGRAALQSIQAACADLKAGLIDGIVTAPIDKDNIQSEEFKFPGHTEFFTSYFEAAESLMFLVSGNLRVATATGHLPVKDVAGKITTELLLQKLTILLNSLQQDFGIQKPRIAVLGLNPHAGENGLLGTEEQEVIIPAIRTLKERGHLLFGPFPADGFFGTRQYQQVDATLAMYHDQGLIPFKTLAFDSGVNFTAGLPVVRTSPDHGTAYNIAGTNKASETSFREALFLAIDIIRKRRLS, from the coding sequence ATGGACAAACCCAAATTAAAAATAGGCATTACCCTTGGCGATTATAACGGAATAGGTCCGGAAGTGATCGTTAAAACTTTGGCTGACAACCGGATTTTAAATTTTTGCACACCTATTATTTACGGCGCTGGATCGCTCATAAACAAAACTCGTAAGTTATTGCACGTCGAAAATTTTTCTTTTCAGCAAGTGCGCCAGGTCTCCGAAATTGATAATAACCGGGTAAATGTGCTAAACTGCTGGGAGGAAGAATACGAACTAACTCTAGGCAAACCGACGGCGCAATCCGGCCGGGCGGCTTTGCAATCTATCCAAGCGGCCTGCGCCGATTTAAAAGCCGGCTTGATTGATGGAATTGTAACGGCTCCCATTGATAAAGATAATATACAATCCGAAGAATTTAAATTTCCGGGCCACACTGAGTTTTTTACTTCTTACTTTGAAGCCGCCGAAAGCCTGATGTTTTTAGTAAGCGGCAATTTACGGGTAGCTACGGCAACCGGTCACTTGCCCGTAAAAGACGTGGCAGGTAAAATTACAACGGAGCTTTTGCTGCAAAAATTAACCATATTACTTAACTCCCTGCAACAGGATTTCGGCATTCAAAAGCCGCGAATAGCCGTACTGGGCTTAAATCCGCACGCCGGCGAAAATGGCTTACTGGGCACCGAAGAACAGGAAGTCATTATTCCGGCCATCCGTACCTTAAAAGAACGCGGGCATCTGCTCTTCGGACCTTTTCCGGCCGATGGTTTTTTTGGCACCCGCCAGTACCAGCAGGTAGATGCTACGTTGGCCATGTACCACGATCAGGGATTGATTCCGTTTAAAACCTTAGCCTTTGATAGCGGCGTAAATTTTACGGCGGGTTTACCCGTTGTTCGTACCTCACCCGACCATGGTACGGCTTACAATATTGCCGGCACAAACAAAGCCTCCGAAACCTCTTTCCGGGAAGCATTATTTCTGGCCATTGATATTATCCGGAAAAGAAGATTATCGTAA
- the rpmF gene encoding 50S ribosomal protein L32, protein MAHPKRKISKTRRDKRRTHYKLTPSTHMECSNCGSPVLYHRVCSECGYYRGKQAIEKEVAA, encoded by the coding sequence ATGGCACATCCTAAACGAAAGATTTCGAAAACCAGAAGAGATAAGAGAAGAACGCATTATAAATTAACCCCAAGCACCCACATGGAATGCTCCAACTGTGGTTCGCCGGTATTGTACCACCGGGTTTGTTCAGAGTGTGGATATTACCGGGGTAAGCAAGCTATCGAGAAAGAAGTAGCGGCCTAA
- the rsmA gene encoding 16S rRNA (adenine(1518)-N(6)/adenine(1519)-N(6))-dimethyltransferase RsmA — MKKVNPKKHLGQHFLTDENIAARIVNQLSPATTPKQVLEIGPGMGVLTNYLIQRPEFTITLIDIDRESIAYLKESFPELTDRIIEADFLRINPANLFSGAYSIIGNFPYNISSQIFFKILENRQQVIEVVCMLQKEVAERIAAGPGSKVYGILSVLLQAFYTIEYKFTVGREVFDPPPQVLSGVITLVRNQVENLPCSEKKFFEVVKQSFGTRRKTLRNCLRPYNLPEEITKQPIFDKRAEQLSVADFIYLTQMVEAHAS, encoded by the coding sequence GTGAAAAAAGTAAATCCTAAAAAACACCTCGGCCAGCATTTTTTAACCGACGAAAACATTGCCGCACGGATTGTAAACCAACTGAGCCCGGCAACCACGCCCAAGCAAGTGCTGGAAATAGGCCCCGGCATGGGAGTATTAACGAATTACCTAATACAACGGCCAGAATTTACTATCACCCTAATTGATATTGACCGGGAATCCATAGCTTATTTAAAAGAAAGTTTTCCGGAATTAACAGACCGGATTATCGAAGCTGATTTTTTACGGATTAATCCGGCAAATTTGTTTTCGGGGGCCTATTCTATTATCGGTAACTTTCCCTATAACATCTCCAGTCAGATTTTTTTTAAAATTTTAGAAAACAGGCAGCAGGTAATAGAAGTGGTTTGTATGCTGCAAAAAGAAGTAGCCGAACGCATTGCGGCGGGCCCCGGGTCTAAAGTTTACGGCATTTTAAGTGTGTTGCTGCAAGCCTTTTATACAATTGAATATAAATTTACTGTGGGTAGAGAAGTGTTTGATCCGCCCCCGCAGGTTTTATCCGGTGTAATAACGTTGGTGCGCAACCAGGTCGAAAATTTGCCTTGCAGCGAGAAAAAGTTTTTTGAAGTAGTAAAGCAAAGTTTTGGTACCCGCCGGAAAACCTTACGCAATTGTTTACGCCCCTACAACTTACCCGAAGAAATAACCAAACAACCTATTTTTGATAAACGGGCGGAACAATTATCGGTAGCTGATTTTATTTATTTAACGCAAATGGTAGAAGCTCACGCCTCTTAG
- the plsX gene encoding phosphate acyltransferase PlsX gives MRIALDAMGGDFAPDAIVQGAILASHNLPEDAEIVLIGQEEVVRECLQKHGSTSSRISIVAASQVIHMGEHPTKALTQKPDSSISKGYQLLKLKDVDAFCSAGNTGAMLVGAMFSVKAVEGVLRPAIVGFVPKLNGSTGIFLDVGANAECKPEVLEQFGELGSVYAINVLEIENPKVGLMNLGEEEGKGTVILQAAHQLLKNNKSLNFIGNIEGRDLFNDKADVIVCDGYIGNVILKLSESIYDILLSKNIADPYFDKFNYEAVGGSPILGINGNAIIGHGVSSPTATCNMLHLAYQMAKSGITEQIQKTFSA, from the coding sequence ATGAGAATAGCCCTCGACGCTATGGGCGGTGATTTTGCTCCTGATGCTATTGTACAAGGAGCAATTTTGGCTTCCCACAATTTGCCGGAAGATGCCGAGATAGTTTTGATTGGTCAGGAAGAAGTAGTGCGGGAATGCTTGCAAAAGCATGGTTCTACTTCTTCCCGCATTTCCATTGTTGCTGCGAGTCAGGTAATTCACATGGGGGAGCATCCTACCAAAGCACTTACTCAAAAACCAGATTCTAGTATTTCAAAAGGGTATCAATTGTTAAAATTAAAAGATGTTGATGCTTTTTGCAGTGCCGGCAATACCGGAGCTATGCTGGTCGGCGCTATGTTTAGTGTAAAGGCGGTAGAGGGAGTTTTAAGACCTGCTATTGTTGGCTTTGTGCCTAAACTAAATGGCAGTACGGGTATTTTCCTGGATGTGGGAGCAAACGCCGAATGCAAACCAGAAGTACTGGAGCAATTTGGCGAGCTGGGTTCTGTATACGCGATTAACGTACTGGAAATTGAAAATCCCAAAGTAGGTTTAATGAACCTGGGGGAAGAAGAAGGCAAAGGCACGGTAATATTACAAGCCGCCCACCAACTGCTTAAAAACAACAAAAGTTTAAATTTTATTGGTAACATCGAAGGTCGGGATTTATTTAACGACAAGGCCGATGTTATTGTTTGTGATGGATATATTGGCAACGTTATTTTAAAACTATCCGAATCCATCTACGATATTTTATTAAGTAAAAACATTGCCGATCCCTACTTTGATAAGTTTAATTACGAAGCAGTGGGTGGCAGCCCAATTTTAGGTATTAACGGCAATGCAATTATTGGGCATGGTGTTTCCAGCCCAACCGCAACCTGCAATATGTTGCATCTGGCCTACCAAATGGCTAAATCTGGCATTACGGAGCAAATACAAAAAACCTTTAGTGCCTGA
- the greA gene encoding transcription elongation factor GreA — MGSISYYTAEGLQKLKDELAELKTKGRAEVARQLAEARDKGDLSENAEYDAAKDAQGHLELKISKLEEVVGNARLIDDSNLDVSKALILSKVKIKNLNNNMVMDYVLVSEEEANLAQGKISVKSPIGKGLLGKSVGEVAEITIPAGKIRFEILDISR; from the coding sequence ATGGGATCTATATCGTATTACACCGCCGAAGGCTTGCAAAAGTTAAAAGATGAATTAGCAGAGCTGAAAACGAAGGGAAGAGCTGAAGTAGCCCGGCAACTAGCCGAAGCCCGCGATAAAGGCGATTTAAGTGAGAATGCGGAATATGACGCCGCTAAAGATGCACAAGGGCATTTAGAATTAAAAATTTCGAAGCTCGAAGAAGTAGTGGGCAATGCCCGCTTAATTGATGATTCGAATTTGGATGTAAGCAAAGCCTTGATTTTATCTAAAGTAAAAATTAAGAATTTGAACAATAACATGGTGATGGATTACGTGCTAGTTTCGGAAGAAGAAGCCAACCTGGCACAAGGTAAAATATCCGTTAAATCACCCATTGGCAAAGGTTTATTGGGTAAATCGGTAGGAGAGGTGGCCGAAATAACCATACCTGCCGGTAAAATCCGTTTCGAAATATTAGATATATCGCGGTAA
- the accB gene encoding acetyl-CoA carboxylase biotin carboxyl carrier protein has protein sequence MKAKELQELIDFIAKSGLNKVDIETEEFKISVKRDPDSPKVHYVSEPPRPATPTAAAPAPAVPVATTAATAPSASPAASSESNYLTIKSPMIGTFYRSSSPESPSFVNVGDEISKGDVICIIEAMKLFNEIEAEFGGKVVKVLVDNASPVEYDQPLFLIDPS, from the coding sequence ATGAAAGCGAAAGAACTTCAGGAACTGATTGACTTTATTGCAAAGTCGGGTTTAAACAAAGTAGACATTGAAACCGAAGAATTTAAAATTTCGGTAAAACGGGATCCGGATTCACCTAAAGTGCATTACGTTTCGGAACCTCCCCGGCCAGCAACACCAACTGCCGCTGCTCCTGCTCCCGCAGTTCCGGTAGCAACGACGGCTGCAACGGCCCCGTCGGCAAGCCCGGCAGCTAGTTCCGAAAGCAACTATCTTACTATAAAATCGCCCATGATCGGTACTTTTTACCGTTCATCCAGCCCGGAATCGCCTTCTTTTGTAAATGTGGGCGACGAAATTAGCAAGGGCGATGTTATTTGTATCATCGAGGCCATGAAGTTATTTAATGAAATTGAAGCTGAATTTGGCGGTAAAGTAGTTAAAGTACTCGTGGATAATGCCTCGCCGGTAGAATACGATCAACCTTTATTCCTGATTGATCCATCTTAA
- the efp gene encoding elongation factor P has product MATTADFKNGLCLEYNGDLYVITEFQHVKPGKGPAFVRTKLKNIKTGKVIDNTFNAGVKVTTARVEQRPHQFLYKDDMGYTFMDTNTFEQVILQEKMVPFADLLKDGQEVTILFHAETETPLTCEIPPFVELMITYTEPGIKGDTATNASKAAIVETGATIQVPLFINQDELIKVDTRTYTYAERVK; this is encoded by the coding sequence ATGGCTACTACTGCTGATTTCAAAAACGGGCTTTGTCTGGAATACAACGGTGATTTATATGTAATTACCGAATTTCAGCACGTGAAACCGGGTAAAGGTCCGGCTTTTGTACGGACTAAGCTAAAAAATATTAAAACCGGTAAGGTAATCGATAACACGTTTAATGCCGGTGTAAAGGTAACTACCGCCCGCGTAGAACAACGGCCCCATCAGTTTTTGTACAAAGATGATATGGGCTATACCTTTATGGATACCAATACCTTTGAACAGGTAATTTTGCAGGAAAAAATGGTTCCTTTTGCTGATTTACTAAAAGATGGTCAGGAAGTAACTATTTTGTTTCATGCTGAAACAGAAACCCCGCTTACCTGTGAAATACCGCCGTTTGTAGAATTAATGATTACCTACACCGAACCAGGTATTAAAGGCGACACCGCTACAAACGCTTCTAAAGCGGCCATTGTAGAAACCGGTGCAACTATTCAGGTTCCGCTTTTTATCAACCAAGACGAATTGATAAAAGTAGACACCCGTACTTACACTTATGCAGAACGAGTTAAATAA
- a CDS encoding HIT family protein, translating into MESIFTKIIKGDIPAYKVAEDDRFLAFLDISPLQKGHTLVVPKQQTDYLFALEDTLLADLNLFAKKVALAIEKATGATRVGVAVIGFEVPHAHIHLIPINTMDDMNFANPKLKLPKEEFEAIAEKIRTNI; encoded by the coding sequence ATGGAAAGTATTTTCACGAAAATAATTAAAGGGGATATTCCGGCCTACAAAGTAGCCGAAGATGATCGCTTTTTGGCGTTTCTGGATATCAGCCCCTTGCAAAAAGGACACACCTTGGTAGTTCCCAAACAACAAACCGATTACCTTTTTGCCTTAGAAGATACTTTGCTTGCCGATTTAAACTTGTTTGCCAAAAAAGTAGCTCTGGCAATAGAAAAAGCTACTGGTGCAACCCGGGTAGGAGTAGCCGTTATTGGGTTCGAAGTACCCCACGCGCATATCCATTTAATTCCTATTAACACCATGGATGATATGAATTTTGCTAACCCCAAACTAAAATTACCCAAAGAAGAGTTTGAAGCTATCGCAGAAAAAATCAGGACAAATATTTAA
- a CDS encoding leucyl aminopeptidase family protein, producing the protein MPTQLKYDTKLPKDNNLVLIVNAAADLPSADFSAEELDFLKNQVEAKQKLIVINRYTYRIYVVVTVPKPAFSAYHEELRKAGFHLQKLVQTDKVPEIYLHDLTGSKASLYLAEGLFLSNYQFDKYKTDKSNACALQTIIITDSAIAEAEVNEYNNLLSGVYLTRDLVNEPHNYQSAEQFAETITAVGEHAGFATEVLDMLKIQALKMGGLLAVNQGSLDPPTFSILEYKPDNAHNTKPYILVGKGVVYDTGGLSLKPTPQSMDMMKCDMAGAAGVIGIFYALAKNKIPVHVIGLIPATDNRPGGRAFAPGDVITMYSGTTVEVLNTDAEGRLILADALHFAKKYDPELVIDMATLTGAAARAIGREGIVMISNAPEEIRQKFKKSGENTYERLVEFPLWEEYAEHLKSDIADLKNLGGPEAGAITAGKFLEHFTSFPWIHLDIAGTAFLTSPDNYRGKNGTGSTVRLIYQFLTEQVKEASK; encoded by the coding sequence ATGCCGACACAACTGAAATACGATACCAAGTTACCAAAAGATAACAATTTGGTGTTGATCGTTAACGCTGCTGCTGATTTGCCTTCGGCCGATTTTAGTGCGGAGGAACTAGATTTTTTAAAAAATCAGGTGGAGGCTAAACAAAAACTGATTGTTATAAACCGGTATACTTATCGTATTTACGTAGTGGTTACGGTTCCCAAGCCGGCATTCTCGGCGTATCACGAAGAATTACGGAAGGCCGGTTTTCATTTACAAAAGCTGGTGCAAACCGATAAAGTGCCGGAAATTTACCTCCACGACCTGACCGGTTCTAAAGCGTCTTTGTACTTAGCCGAAGGCTTATTTTTAAGTAATTACCAGTTTGATAAATATAAAACCGATAAAAGTAACGCATGCGCGTTGCAAACCATTATTATAACCGATAGCGCTATTGCCGAAGCGGAAGTAAACGAATACAACAACTTACTTTCGGGCGTTTATTTAACCCGCGATTTAGTAAACGAACCGCACAACTACCAATCGGCGGAGCAATTTGCCGAAACCATTACGGCCGTAGGCGAACATGCTGGTTTTGCAACAGAAGTGCTGGATATGCTAAAAATTCAAGCTTTAAAAATGGGAGGATTATTAGCGGTTAACCAAGGCAGCCTCGATCCGCCTACTTTTTCTATTCTGGAATACAAACCCGATAATGCGCATAATACCAAACCATATATTTTAGTGGGTAAAGGCGTGGTTTACGATACCGGCGGTTTAAGTTTGAAGCCCACTCCCCAATCCATGGACATGATGAAATGCGACATGGCTGGTGCTGCCGGAGTTATTGGTATTTTTTACGCTTTAGCTAAAAATAAAATCCCCGTTCACGTTATTGGCTTAATACCCGCTACCGATAACCGGCCCGGCGGCCGGGCCTTTGCTCCCGGCGACGTAATAACCATGTACAGCGGCACTACCGTGGAAGTACTAAACACCGATGCCGAAGGTCGGTTGATATTAGCGGATGCGCTACATTTTGCTAAGAAATACGATCCGGAATTAGTGATTGATATGGCTACTTTAACCGGGGCGGCCGCCCGCGCTATTGGCCGCGAAGGAATTGTAATGATAAGTAATGCTCCGGAAGAAATCAGGCAAAAATTTAAAAAATCCGGCGAAAACACGTACGAGCGCCTGGTGGAGTTTCCGTTGTGGGAAGAATACGCCGAACATTTAAAATCTGATATTGCCGATTTAAAAAATCTGGGTGGACCGGAAGCCGGTGCTATTACGGCGGGTAAGTTTTTAGAGCATTTTACTTCTTTCCCCTGGATTCATCTGGATATTGCCGGTACGGCTTTTCTTACTTCGCCGGATAATTACCGCGGTAAAAACGGCACTGGCTCTACGGTGCGGCTGATCTATCAATTTTTAACAGAACAAGTAAAAGAGGCTAGTAAATAA
- a CDS encoding YceD family protein — protein MRKITEFDIQIATLSNKVHEYDFVLDNAFFELFDQNLLNGGLLRAHVILDKTDLLLQFEFKITGHVNVTCDRSLDEFDYPINIDELLLVRYGAVETELDDNVLQILPGTQSINIAQHLFDYVGLAIPIKKLHPRFYEVDEDPDAENILIYTSGSANTPADDDDQDDDGAGDPRWDILKKLK, from the coding sequence GTGAGAAAGATAACCGAGTTTGATATTCAGATTGCCACCCTTAGCAATAAGGTACACGAATATGATTTTGTGCTGGATAATGCGTTTTTCGAATTATTCGACCAAAACCTGTTAAATGGGGGGCTTTTGCGGGCGCATGTTATTCTGGATAAAACAGATTTGCTCTTGCAATTTGAATTTAAAATTACCGGCCATGTTAATGTAACTTGCGACCGGAGTTTAGATGAATTTGACTATCCGATTAACATTGATGAATTACTATTAGTACGATACGGTGCCGTAGAAACTGAATTAGACGATAATGTTTTGCAGATTTTACCAGGTACCCAATCGATAAACATTGCGCAGCACTTATTTGATTACGTAGGTTTAGCAATACCAATTAAGAAACTGCATCCTCGTTTTTATGAGGTAGACGAAGATCCGGATGCTGAAAACATTCTGATTTATACCAGCGGTAGCGCCAATACCCCTGCCGACGATGATGACCAGGACGATGATGGTGCCGGGGATCCACGGTGGGATATTTTAAAAAAGTTAAAGTAA
- a CDS encoding beta-ketoacyl-ACP synthase III: protein MSKISAAITGVSGYVPDYILTNQELETMVETNDEWIVTRTGIKERRILKKEGEGTSYIVNQAVRDLLQKTNTRPEEVELIIVATTTPDMVFPATANLVANATGLVNAFGYDLQAACSGFLFALSTGAKFIESGRYKKIIIAGADKMSSIINYEDRTTCIIFGDGGGAVMLEPNTEGLGIIDEVLKSDGSGAPYLHMKAGGSRQPATHETVANKEHYAYQEGTTVFKFAVKGMADVAAEVMERNQLTGDDVAWLVPHQANKRIIDATSSRMNIGSDKVMMNIDRYGNTTSGTLPLCLWDYEKQLKKGDNIILAAFGGGFTWGSIYLKWAYDPQ, encoded by the coding sequence ATGAGCAAAATATCTGCTGCTATTACTGGCGTAAGCGGCTACGTACCGGATTATATCCTTACCAACCAAGAGTTGGAAACCATGGTCGAGACAAACGATGAATGGATCGTTACCCGCACCGGTATTAAAGAAAGAAGAATTTTAAAAAAAGAAGGCGAAGGAACCTCCTATATTGTAAACCAGGCAGTACGGGATCTTTTGCAAAAAACCAATACCCGCCCCGAAGAAGTAGAGTTAATTATTGTTGCTACTACTACCCCCGACATGGTATTTCCGGCTACCGCTAACCTGGTGGCCAACGCAACCGGCCTTGTAAATGCTTTTGGCTACGATTTGCAGGCCGCGTGTTCCGGTTTCTTGTTTGCCCTTTCCACGGGGGCTAAATTCATTGAATCAGGAAGGTATAAAAAGATAATTATTGCTGGCGCCGACAAAATGTCGTCGATTATCAATTACGAAGACCGTACTACCTGCATTATTTTTGGCGATGGTGGCGGTGCCGTAATGCTGGAACCTAACACAGAAGGCCTCGGCATTATCGACGAAGTTTTAAAATCGGATGGTTCCGGCGCTCCTTACCTGCACATGAAAGCGGGCGGCAGCCGCCAGCCAGCTACCCACGAAACCGTAGCCAACAAAGAACATTACGCCTACCAGGAAGGAACTACCGTTTTTAAATTTGCCGTGAAAGGTATGGCCGATGTTGCCGCCGAAGTAATGGAACGTAATCAGTTAACGGGTGATGATGTGGCCTGGCTCGTTCCGCACCAAGCTAACAAACGCATTATTGATGCCACCTCTAGCCGCATGAACATTGGCAGTGATAAAGTAATGATGAATATTGATCGTTACGGCAATACAACCAGTGGCACCTTACCGCTTTGCCTGTGGGATTACGAAAAACAATTAAAGAAAGGGGATAATATCATTCTGGCAGCATTTGGCGGCGGCTTTACCTGGGGATCCATTTATTTGAAATGGGCCTACGATCCCCAATAA
- a CDS encoding NAD(P)-dependent oxidoreductase encodes MSSENLTCLIVDQMHLTIIPMLEEIGFTVNYQPDIKAAEIKDLLAEYDGLIVRSKLKITEDLLTGSNRLRFIARAGAGVDNVDEAALQKHNIKLLNAPEGNRDAVGEHTVGLLLALFRHIVTADAEVRRYEWHREANRGEEIMGKTIGIIGYGNMGRSFAKRLQGFDCQVLAYDLDHSIIPDDNAYLVSLEQIKNEADVLSFHIPYTAANRYLAHETFFNGFRKNIWVLNSSRGEILELKGLVRALQAGKVKGAALDVLENEKLNTLTEEQKSYFEYLIKAPNVVLSPHIAGWTHESYVKINQVLTAKIKDILPELRKTKELD; translated from the coding sequence ATGTCGTCAGAAAACTTAACCTGTCTGATTGTCGATCAAATGCATTTAACCATTATTCCGATGCTGGAAGAAATTGGGTTTACGGTAAACTACCAGCCCGATATTAAAGCAGCCGAGATAAAAGATTTGCTGGCAGAATACGATGGATTAATTGTGCGGAGTAAATTAAAAATTACCGAAGATTTACTTACCGGAAGCAACCGTTTGCGCTTTATTGCCCGGGCCGGCGCCGGCGTCGACAACGTAGACGAAGCTGCCTTGCAAAAACACAACATAAAACTGCTAAACGCCCCCGAAGGTAACCGGGATGCCGTGGGAGAGCATACAGTAGGTTTGTTACTGGCGCTTTTCCGGCACATTGTTACCGCCGATGCCGAAGTACGCCGTTACGAGTGGCACCGCGAAGCTAACCGGGGCGAAGAAATTATGGGTAAAACCATTGGCATTATTGGCTACGGCAACATGGGCCGTTCGTTTGCCAAACGCTTACAAGGGTTCGATTGCCAGGTGTTGGCCTATGACCTTGACCACTCTATTATACCGGACGATAATGCTTATTTGGTTTCCCTGGAGCAGATTAAAAACGAGGCCGATGTACTCAGTTTTCATATACCTTACACCGCCGCTAACCGGTATTTAGCCCACGAGACCTTTTTTAATGGTTTCCGGAAAAACATTTGGGTTTTAAATTCATCGCGAGGCGAAATACTGGAGTTAAAAGGTTTGGTTCGGGCTTTACAAGCGGGCAAAGTAAAAGGAGCTGCTTTAGATGTGCTGGAAAACGAAAAATTAAACACTTTAACCGAAGAGCAAAAGTCTTATTTTGAATATCTGATTAAAGCGCCTAACGTGGTTTTGTCGCCGCACATTGCCGGCTGGACGCACGAGTCGTACGTTAAAATTAACCAGGTACTTACCGCAAAAATCAAAGATATTTTGCCCGAATTAAGAAAAACAAAAGAACTTGATTAA
- the mgtE gene encoding magnesium transporter, translating into MPLEITKAFVEEIEAAIEQDNAALVLASLEDMYPADITTVLYELDAQQSKYVLDLLDPEVGSEILSSLDAEIRNDFLKNFTSEEIARYVNLMESDDAVDVLNEQKVQVREEVISLLDNEEKAADIIDLLHYEEDSAGGLMAKELIKVNINWQVGQCIDEIRRQAETVEKVYGVYVVDDKDKLLGRLGLKTLILATDDTPITQLYDPDVISIESYKKDTDVVEIMQRYDLDSIPVVDAKNKLLGRITIDDVLDVIQEQAETTRQLMTGITENIEEDDSIFRLSRARLPWLLIAMIGGLMGARLIKVFEAEISLLPAMAMFTPLITATGGNVGIQSSSLIIQTLANNSLILDNFTQRILKVILVALINALVISGLVLSFNVILDENLQLAVVVSVALFSVVVLSSVMGTVTPMLLDKFGINPAVAAGPFITTANDLLGLAVYFLVAHFLLL; encoded by the coding sequence ATGCCGCTGGAAATAACCAAAGCCTTTGTAGAAGAAATTGAAGCTGCCATCGAGCAAGACAATGCCGCCCTGGTTTTAGCCAGCCTGGAAGACATGTATCCGGCCGATATTACTACGGTACTGTATGAGTTAGATGCCCAACAATCTAAGTATGTGCTGGATTTGCTGGACCCGGAAGTTGGCTCCGAAATTTTAAGCAGTTTAGATGCGGAAATCCGGAATGATTTTTTAAAAAATTTCACTAGCGAAGAAATTGCCCGGTACGTAAACCTGATGGAATCGGATGATGCGGTGGACGTATTGAACGAGCAAAAGGTGCAGGTGCGGGAAGAAGTAATTTCGCTGCTCGACAACGAAGAAAAAGCCGCCGACATTATTGACCTGCTGCATTACGAAGAAGACAGCGCCGGGGGCTTAATGGCCAAAGAGTTAATTAAAGTAAACATTAACTGGCAAGTAGGGCAGTGCATCGACGAAATACGGCGGCAAGCCGAAACCGTAGAAAAAGTATATGGCGTGTACGTAGTTGATGATAAAGACAAGCTCCTGGGCCGTTTAGGGCTTAAAACCTTAATTTTGGCTACGGATGATACGCCCATAACTCAATTATACGATCCGGATGTAATTAGCATTGAATCGTACAAAAAAGATACGGACGTTGTGGAGATTATGCAGCGGTATGATCTGGATTCTATTCCGGTGGTGGATGCTAAAAATAAATTGCTGGGCCGCATAACCATCGACGATGTGCTGGATGTAATACAGGAGCAAGCCGAAACCACCCGGCAATTAATGACTGGTATTACCGAAAACATTGAAGAAGACGATAGCATTTTTCGCTTATCCCGGGCCCGTTTACCGTGGCTGCTCATTGCCATGATTGGCGGTTTAATGGGAGCCCGGTTAATTAAAGTTTTCGAAGCCGAAATATCGCTGTTGCCTGCTATGGCCATGTTTACGCCACTCATCACGGCCACAGGCGGCAACGTGGGTATTCAATCGTCCTCCTTAATTATTCAAACGTTGGCAAACAACTCCCTTATTCTGGATAATTTTACGCAACGTATTTTAAAGGTAATTTTGGTTGCTTTAATTAATGCCCTGGTAATTTCGGGTTTAGTTTTAAGCTTTAATGTAATACTAGATGAAAACCTGCAACTGGCCGTAGTTGTATCGGTGGCTTTATTTAGCGTAGTGGTACTATCGTCGGTAATGGGTACGGTTACGCCCATGTTGCTGGATAAATTTGGTATTAACCCGGCCGTAGCCGCCGGTCCGTTTATCACCACGGCTAACGACTTGCTTGGGTTAGCGGTTTATTTCTTGGTAGCCCATTTTCTTCTTTTATAA